A segment of the Crassostrea angulata isolate pt1a10 chromosome 10, ASM2561291v2, whole genome shotgun sequence genome:
ATATACGCGTATACGTGGTACCTATGAGTATTGGACTGAGCTCCAGCAACATGCCAAGTTTTCATTACGGGCATTCTCTGGCAGTTCTGTCGGAGGAGATTCAGTTGCTCTCGTGTGTGGAAACGTCCCTCCAGTATATACTCTACATTGGTCAGCAATCTTCGCTCCTGTGCTTCGTTGGCTGACCtaagaaaaaatgtatatgcatAAAACAGTCTTATCAAGTGGAACATTCGAAGAAACTCAACCTCAGTACAAATATCGCATGCAATGAAAGAAAGATTATAGTATCATGGCACACGAATGTTTTGTGACAGCCGAGGATCAGAATTTGAGAAAGGTCCTTAACATTATGGAATAAATCAAAGTGCGTGACTTGTGATTTTGTGAAAATGTCTCTTAGTACTTACTTTACACACGTTACTTTTTTCAACCAAAaattaaatagatacatgttGATTGCAAATACCAATACAGCTATAAAGCTATTTACACGAAGCtatataatacatttatgtGATTTACTTTTTGAATATGATGCTACTTCGTAAATAACATGAATACAGATATCTCTACCATCTTCGCTTGCGAATGGTTTTCGGGCCACTCCGCTCCTCATAAACGTATATATGAGGGGAGCGGAGGGGACCGAAAACCCATGGCTAGCAAAGATGCATTTCTACACAGCCACATGCTTAATTTACCTTCTGTGACTTATGTTGAATATGCAGTAAAAAACAGCACAGCACccatttattgttttgttataaAGTGTTACTAGAGCTATTGCCGTCACGTCGTAAATCCTAGCGAAATTTGGAAGGGATTCGACATGAAAACGCAGACGTCTGATCAAATTGTTGAGACGAGCACCAAATTGTTGAATACAACTCAACAGGAAATTCGCAATCCTGTGACGTATGTTGAATATGCAGTGAAAAACAGTACAGCACATATTTATTGAATTGTTATAAAGTGTTGCTACAGCTATTGCTGTCACGTCGTACATCCTAGCGAAATTCGGAAGGGATTCGACATGAAAACGCAGACGTCTGATCAAATTGTTGAGACGAGCACCAAATTGTTGAATACAACTCAACAGGAAATTCGCAATCCTCCTACAACGCACTTTACAGAACGTGTACAACTTAGAGGAGTCTGATTTGATTAAACTCTCCACATGTTTAAACAACATTATCCATAAAATCTCAGAAATGGCTACAAATATCAATTGTGCAATCAACACATCCAAATAGCTTGTTTCACCTTCCATAGTTTCTGAAAGATGCAAGAAAGCTATGCCATGCTGTAGACCAAAAATAGtcaattttatttgttgattttgGTGAGGTTTGTATCTCCAGAAGAATACGAAAGTTGCAATTacagttgaaataaaatagaatacaaaaagtTTAGGATAATTGAACAGGAATAGGAATATCCTTGAACTGAAATCCGAGGTCAGGCTTTCATGGATATATCTGATGATGATAATGTAGATGATCCACAGAAAAGCAAGGTATTGCAAATATTTGGTCTGAAACGACAGAAATTAGTATTgatgtaatatatgttattaaaggaagaaaaaagaaacaaaaacaaagatgTCATGCATGCATGATCAGGATTTTTCAAGAACATTTTAATGCATCATATAACCTTAACGATTTAAATGATATGAAGATATAAGATTAAACCATATTTCAGAAAACATTAATTGTCACGGAGTTATAAGAGCTGGCTGGTCGTAACTATTTTTATAGGCCATAATTACCTCCTTGCGCCGATAAGCTCTGTATAAAGGTATAGGAAAATGCTCAAATAAGcgatgtgacgtaggcctgtctatttcatggTTGGTCACTTACCCATGGCTTTTGAAATTAACAAGATTTTTATGGCTTTTatgctaagactacgcaatcagtGCATATTTCGATTGataccagcgtcatttttaacttttgatGCAATAAAGAGATAAAACCGTTTAAACAAGATCTAGAGCTGGGAGTTACTACACATGTATCTAtagtttgctcatcaaaacaagctTTCAAATTTTCCTTTCTCTTCATTCGCTAAGAGAAGCTCATTAATTAATACTCAAATTGTCAAAACCGGATAGGTGTTTGCCAAGATCTTCTCTGTTGGGTGAAATTAACGAAATATGCATCCCTCGTTATGTGTATGGCATTTAAGAGTGGTTGAAAAGAAGTTGGATGAAACCGGACGAGTGTCATTACGTTCAATGTATTCATTTCTATTAGCCATTACAGGACAGTTAAGTAGTAGTTaccccatataatattgttggttATGTGCAGATACCCGATGGGCGTGGTCATAACGACACTCGGGAGCGTAGCTCCCTCGTGTCATTATGACCACGCCCATCGGGTATCTGCACGTGGCTCCCGAGTGTCGTTATGACAACGCCTATCGGGTATCTGCACATAATCAATTATATGGGGTAAGTTACTTGTACCATAGTTTACgattattcatttatatatctTATAGTAATATCGGGAATGCACCTGCCTCTAAACAATACGGTGCAAATGCGTTGgtctttatatatgtacattgtacttcGTGAATTTCCAAAATGACTTTCTATTCCCGAAAAAGATGaattattcttcattttaaaaaaaaaatttcatagcGCTAATGAATAGATTGACTTCtcattgttttacttttatttcatattcattcatttCCCGACTTATAGA
Coding sequences within it:
- the LOC128165071 gene encoding uncharacterized protein LOC128165071; this translates as MKVSFLCTLLSCISHGLLVDTQHIDYYAVLGVRRTAGHDEIRSSYKALMLELHPDRNRQDLLANEKSAMINEAYHTLRDEYRRARYDREHQSAGKWEGTYGQFTYNYFERDAGYGQFAYNYLKRYATYIRKFVVKGGETEETSGDLGVFLAFTATFVYRSPAIMFLLLWVVVENKPHLFLMIWISAKLKKLETKYLQYLAFLWIIYIIIIRYIHESLTSDFSSRIFLFLFNYPKLFVFYFISTVIATFVFFWRYKPHQNQQIKLTIFGLQHGIAFLHLSETMEGETSYLDVLIAQLIFVAISEILWIMLFKHVESLIKSDSSKLYTFCKVRCRRIANFLLSCIQQFGARLNNLIRRLRFHVESLPNFARMYDVTAIAVATLYNNSINMCCTVFHCIFNIRHRIANFLLSCIQQFGARLNNLIRRLRFHVESLPNFARIYDVTAIALVTLYNKTINGCCAVFYCIFNISHRRSANEAQERRLLTNVEYILEGRFHTREQLNLLRQNCQRMPVMKTWHVAGAQSNTHRFAGFVLGEDHVTLTEREEHERSSTIYPVRTEEDQEDST